Proteins co-encoded in one Callospermophilus lateralis isolate mCalLat2 chromosome 2, mCalLat2.hap1, whole genome shotgun sequence genomic window:
- the LOC143389646 gene encoding mas-related G-protein coupled receptor member X1-like, with protein MTEATPTSESYVYHPPICDIDSLPPKALTFTISLVGLTGNASVIWFLGFRMHRNAFYTYILNLAVADFLYLCFHIADVLLEVIRIILPIHIPTYGIIRTGAIIFYIAGLSVLSTISTERCLSVLWPIWYHCHRPRHTSAIMCALLWCLSIVLSTMEIVCFFHFNEAIDQCKNVEFTIAAWLVLLFVVLSVSSLSLLGRMFCGSQKKPLNRLFVTIMLTVLVFLFCGLPFGVFFFLYYWIDNNYHVRFCLYLVSIILSNVNSSANPIIYFFVGSYRQRVQGRDLKLVLERALQDTPEEGECGGSLPQGTLEMSEDRVEQG; from the coding sequence ATGACAGAAGCCACACCAACCAGTGAAAGTTATGTGTACCATCCTCCAATCTGTGACATTGATAGTCTGCCTCCAAAAGCATTGACCTTCACCATTTCCCTGGTTGGGCTGACTGGAAATGCATCTGTCATCTGGTTTTTGGGTTTCCGCATGCACAGAAATGCCTTTTACACCTACATCCTAAACCTGGCTGTGGCTGACTTCCTCTATCTCTGCTTCCATATCGCTGATGTCCTGCTGGAAGTCATCAGAATCATCCTTCCCATCCACATCCCTACATATGGCATCATACGAACTGGGGCGATCATTTTCTACATTGCAGGCCTGAGCGTGCTAAGCACTATTAGCACTGAGCGCTGCCTGTCAGTCCTGTGGCCCATTTGGTACCACTGCCATCGACCAAGACACACATCCGCTATCATGTGTGCCCTGCTCTGGTGCCTGTCCATAGTTCTGAGTACCATGGAGATAGTGTGcttttttcatttcaatgaagCAATAGATCAGtgtaaaaatgttgaatttactaTAGCTGCATGGCTGGTTCTTTTATTTGTGGTTCTCTCAGTGTCCAGCCTGTCCCTGCTGGGTAGGATGTTCTGTGGATCCCAGAAGAAGCCTCTTAACAGGCTGTTTGTTACCATTATGCTCACAGTATTGGTTTTCCTCTTCTGTGGTCTGCCCTTTGGTgtcttttttttcctgtattaCTGGATTGATAATAATTACCATGTACGTTTTTGCCTTTATCTGGTTTCAATCATTTTGTCCAATGTTAACAGTTCTGCCAACCCCATCATTTACTTCTTTGTTGGCTCCTATAGGCAGCGGGTACAGGGGCGGGACCTAAAGCTGGTGCTTGAGCGGGCTCTGCAGGACACTCCTGAGGAGGGTGAATGTGGAGGCAGCCTTCCTCAGGGAACCCTGGAGATGTCAGAAGACAGAGTGGAGCAGGGATGA